A portion of the Chlamydia caviae GPIC genome contains these proteins:
- a CDS encoding ATP-dependent Clp protease proteolytic subunit encodes MPDGEVNKLRDVIDKKILDARRVFFSEPVTDKSAADAIKKLWYLELSHPGQPIVFVINSPGGSVDAGFAVWDQIKMMTSPVTTVVTGLAASMGSVLSLCAAPGRRFATPHSRIMIHQPSIGGPITGQATDLDIHAREILKTKKRIVDVYLEATGQPREVIEKAIDRDMWMTADEAKDFGLLDGILFSFDDL; translated from the coding sequence ATGCCTGATGGGGAAGTTAATAAGTTACGAGATGTTATAGATAAAAAAATCTTAGATGCCCGTCGGGTATTCTTTTCAGAACCTGTAACAGATAAGAGCGCAGCAGATGCTATTAAGAAGCTATGGTATTTAGAACTTAGCCATCCTGGTCAGCCTATAGTATTCGTAATTAATAGTCCTGGGGGATCTGTAGACGCAGGGTTTGCAGTTTGGGATCAGATAAAAATGATGACTTCACCAGTGACTACTGTGGTTACAGGACTAGCCGCTTCCATGGGATCAGTATTAAGTTTGTGTGCTGCTCCTGGCCGTCGTTTTGCAACTCCTCATTCACGTATTATGATTCACCAGCCATCTATAGGAGGTCCAATTACAGGACAAGCTACAGATTTAGACATTCATGCTCGTGAAATCTTAAAAACAAAAAAACGCATTGTTGATGTGTATCTAGAAGCCACAGGACAACCTCGCGAAGTCATTGAAAAGGCTATTGATCGGGATATGTGGATGACAGCAGATGAAGCCAAGGATTTTGGTTTATTAGATGGCATCCTTTTCTCATTCGACGATTTATAA
- the dapF gene encoding bifunctional diaminopimelate epimerase/glutamate racemase, with amino-acid sequence MASFSHSTIYKPYVYSGAGNCFILSETCPEITTISALCKEEQVDGFLLVLPSSVADAKLIIFNDDGSRPKMCGNGLRCVIAHLSSVLKKEDISVETDSGIYFGKFYSWNRVVVDMTLPDWKYRCHNLTYTIAQLPQEIFSINTGVPHLVVFVDDVSCIPIDLWGSFLRYHADFSPEGANVNFIEAMSSREFRIRTYERGLERESLACGTGATAAALVVAKRYGLSNIQIPIRTWSNIVINISLDRDRVYLEGPVNKEVLH; translated from the coding sequence ATGGCATCCTTTTCTCATTCGACGATTTATAAGCCTTACGTGTACTCTGGGGCGGGAAATTGCTTTATTCTTAGCGAAACTTGTCCTGAGATTACAACAATCTCAGCTCTGTGTAAGGAAGAACAAGTAGATGGATTTTTACTTGTTCTTCCTTCATCTGTTGCCGATGCCAAGCTCATTATTTTTAATGACGACGGTTCTCGCCCTAAGATGTGTGGGAACGGTCTTCGTTGTGTTATAGCACACCTTTCTTCGGTATTGAAAAAAGAAGACATTTCTGTAGAAACCGATTCAGGGATTTATTTTGGAAAGTTTTATTCTTGGAATCGTGTTGTTGTAGATATGACTCTTCCAGATTGGAAATACCGTTGTCATAACCTCACATACACTATTGCGCAGCTGCCTCAAGAAATCTTCAGTATCAATACCGGAGTTCCGCATCTTGTTGTTTTTGTCGATGATGTATCTTGTATTCCTATAGATCTTTGGGGAAGTTTTCTACGTTATCATGCAGATTTTTCCCCTGAAGGAGCTAATGTAAATTTTATTGAAGCAATGAGTTCTAGGGAATTTCGGATACGCACTTATGAACGAGGGTTAGAAAGAGAATCTTTGGCTTGCGGTACTGGAGCTACAGCCGCAGCCCTTGTCGTAGCGAAACGCTACGGCTTATCAAATATTCAAATCCCTATCCGGACGTGGAGTAATATTGTAATCAACATCTCTTTAGATCGTGACCGAGTGTATCTTGAAGGGCCCGTAAATAAAGAAGTACTTCACTAG
- a CDS encoding UPF0158 family protein yields the protein MTTYPVPQNPLLLRALRLMDAFSKSDDERDFYLDRVEGFILYIDLDKDQEDLDKIYEELEINAERYCLIPKLTFYEVKKIMETFINEKIYDIDTKEKFLEILQSKNAREQFLEFIYDHESELEKWQQFYVERSRIRIIEWLRNNKFHFVFEEDLDFSKHILEQFKIHLFDTKVSKELSQARQLLVNKAKVYYSNEALNPRPKRGRPPKQTAKVESETTISSDIYTKVPAVARRFLFLPEITSASSITFSEKFDTEEEFLAHLRGSGRVEDQLNLANLSERFASLKELSAKLGYDSLSTGDFFGDDDDKDDDEKPAPKSKAPAKRGRKKS from the coding sequence ATGACTACGTATCCTGTTCCACAAAATCCTCTTTTACTACGCGCTTTGCGTCTTATGGACGCCTTCTCGAAGTCTGATGACGAGAGAGATTTTTATTTAGACCGTGTTGAAGGGTTTATCCTCTACATTGATTTAGATAAGGATCAAGAAGACTTAGATAAGATATATGAAGAATTAGAGATAAATGCAGAACGCTATTGTCTAATTCCTAAGCTCACGTTCTATGAAGTTAAAAAAATCATGGAAACGTTTATCAATGAAAAAATTTATGACATTGATACCAAAGAAAAATTTCTTGAGATCTTACAGTCTAAAAATGCTCGCGAGCAATTTTTAGAATTTATCTATGATCATGAGTCTGAATTAGAGAAGTGGCAGCAATTTTATGTAGAACGTTCTCGTATACGTATTATTGAGTGGTTACGTAATAATAAGTTTCATTTTGTCTTTGAAGAAGACTTAGATTTTTCAAAACATATTTTAGAGCAATTTAAAATTCATCTTTTCGATACTAAAGTATCGAAAGAGTTATCGCAAGCACGTCAGCTTCTTGTGAATAAGGCTAAAGTTTATTATTCTAATGAGGCTTTAAATCCTCGTCCTAAACGAGGACGCCCTCCGAAGCAAACAGCAAAAGTAGAATCTGAGACTACAATATCTAGTGATATTTATACTAAGGTGCCTGCAGTTGCTCGACGTTTTCTTTTCCTTCCGGAAATTACCTCAGCATCTTCGATTACATTTTCTGAGAAATTTGATACTGAAGAAGAATTTCTTGCGCATCTTCGTGGATCAGGTCGTGTTGAAGATCAATTAAACCTTGCTAATCTTTCTGAAAGATTCGCTTCGTTAAAAGAGCTTTCTGCGAAATTAGGTTATGATTCGCTATCTACCGGAGATTTCTTTGGTGATGATGACGACAAAGACGATGATGAGAAGCCTGCACCTAAGAGCAAGGCTCCTGCTAAGCGTGGTCGTAAGAAATCTTAA
- the ubiE gene encoding bifunctional demethylmenaquinone methyltransferase/2-methoxy-6-polyprenyl-1,4-benzoquinol methylase UbiE: MQLSTNKPDLQEMFDSLAPKYDRINSILSLGMHHLWNRKFSKMLGKSECLLDLCSGTGKVAYRYIHDYPKSQAILVDFSSNMLAIAKQRYPKAPFTFIEGDIAQLPIDQESHTLAAISYGLRNLPDRKNALNEIHRILKPNGCLGILELTSPSDNHPMYLAHRLYLKFLVPLIGRLCSKNKQAYHYLAESIKNLPKDDYLEQLFKDAQFQISKKRKFAFGAATIWILQKI, translated from the coding sequence ATGCAACTATCCACCAACAAGCCTGATCTTCAGGAGATGTTCGACTCCTTAGCCCCTAAATACGATAGGATCAATTCTATCTTATCTTTAGGGATGCATCATTTATGGAATCGTAAGTTTTCAAAAATGTTAGGGAAGTCAGAATGTCTCCTAGATCTTTGCTCAGGAACAGGGAAAGTTGCCTATAGATATATTCACGATTATCCGAAATCGCAAGCCATACTCGTTGATTTCTCCTCAAATATGCTCGCGATAGCAAAACAACGTTATCCTAAGGCTCCTTTCACCTTTATAGAAGGAGATATTGCCCAACTCCCTATCGATCAAGAGTCACATACATTAGCAGCAATAAGCTACGGATTACGAAATCTTCCCGATCGTAAAAACGCCCTTAATGAAATCCATCGTATTTTAAAACCAAATGGATGCTTAGGAATTTTAGAGCTCACCTCGCCTTCTGATAACCACCCTATGTATCTAGCACATAGATTATATCTAAAATTCTTAGTGCCTTTGATAGGAAGGTTATGCTCTAAAAATAAACAGGCCTATCACTATCTAGCTGAAAGCATTAAGAATCTGCCTAAAGATGACTACTTAGAACAACTCTTCAAAGACGCACAATTCCAGATAAGCAAAAAAAGAAAATTTGCCTTTGGAGCTGCAACTATTTGGATATTGCAAAAGATCTAA
- a CDS encoding menaquinone biosynthesis protein, whose amino-acid sequence MSDELERRITLGCVSYINAFPFSLELAKHKEILLHTAPPADLLGKLLDGSLQFALTSAVGLLTHPLGTLPGFGIAAYKKILSVNLYAASTFFTSEKLRIAATKESRSSVMLLNILCQHLWKTPIPEIIQLTSDKVIEKSEEYDGLLLIGDKALRHPHVPGFTTYDLAQGWYELTQLPFVFAVVLSNNPQGSAIVQAALESSLSHFEVHPEAAIAQAIERSQLPEALIKEYYSLCRYRLREEDYEGLERFREYYATIHQQA is encoded by the coding sequence ATGTCTGACGAACTCGAAAGACGTATAACTTTAGGTTGCGTAAGCTATATCAACGCTTTTCCTTTTTCTTTAGAGCTTGCAAAACACAAGGAGATTCTTCTTCATACGGCACCTCCTGCAGATCTCCTTGGGAAACTCCTCGATGGTAGTTTACAATTCGCTCTTACCTCTGCAGTAGGGCTGTTGACCCATCCTTTAGGAACACTTCCAGGATTTGGCATAGCGGCTTATAAAAAAATTCTTAGTGTGAATCTTTATGCTGCATCGACGTTTTTCACATCAGAAAAACTTCGCATTGCAGCAACAAAAGAAAGCCGCTCTTCGGTAATGTTACTAAATATCCTCTGCCAACATTTATGGAAGACACCCATCCCAGAAATTATCCAACTCACCTCTGATAAGGTTATCGAAAAGAGCGAAGAGTATGACGGTTTATTATTAATTGGCGATAAAGCTCTACGCCATCCTCATGTTCCAGGATTTACAACTTATGATCTTGCTCAAGGATGGTATGAACTTACCCAATTACCTTTTGTCTTTGCTGTTGTTCTTTCTAATAACCCTCAGGGAAGTGCTATTGTACAAGCAGCATTAGAGAGTTCATTAAGCCATTTCGAAGTTCATCCCGAAGCAGCTATAGCACAAGCTATCGAGCGCTCTCAGCTGCCAGAAGCTCTTATTAAGGAGTACTACTCTCTTTGCCGTTATCGTCTAAGAGAAGAAGATTATGAAGGTTTAGAAAGATTCCGAGAATATTATGCAACTATCCACCAACAAGCCTGA